acagctatTTCTCCTGACCCACCATACACATGCTTGCTCGGCTCGGTTCTCAATAGGGTTAGAGGAGTAAGCCACTGGGAGGCTCCTTTGGTGGCGGCTTATCtcccttggaaaaaaaaaaggatcaggcatgttgaaatccaatatgTCTGATTCTTTTTTACCATGTCGATATCTGGCGAACAAACTTCAGCAGAAAATGTAATACAGATTAGTGGGTAAACCAGCCATGCCGATCTTAGTCTAATGTATGTGGTTACCTTAACAAATTAGACAGGTGGCCAAACTGCTTGGTGAGTGGGCAAATAGCTAGTTTATTACCCCATAATCTTCACTCATTCTATACACATCTAGTAAACAGATAGCCTGAGCGGTCCATAAAGAAGCTGAAAATATATGGATGCCCAAAATGTTGCAAGCTAGTTAAAAGTGGAGTTTCACTTTAAAGCAGCAGTTCGCCCCTTATGTTGGCTGCTGATTCCCTGAAGTCCCTAGTTTTTACATTACAAAAAGTATTCTCAAGTCCTGGAAAAATAAACTGATTTTACTGTTGATTTATTTTCCAGCTTTCCTGCAACGCTAAAAGATGAGTACAGAGGAAACGCTAACAGTGGAAGAGCTGGAATGTAAGATATGTTACCAGAGATTCAACACTCACAGCCGTAAGCCCAAGATCCTAGACTGCCTTCACCGAGTCTGTGCCAGATGTCTTACCAAGATCCTCACTATAGGAGGAGGTGCTCCATGTATCAGCTGCCCTTTTTGTCGCAATGAGACTGAACTTCAGGAAGAGGAGGTTGCAGGCCTCCCGGATGATACCAATATCCTGTCGAAGTTGGCAGAAAAAACAATGTGCAAATCGGACAGCAATGAAGTGGTCTTAACACCCAAAAACCTGGCGTCGTCGAGTCCCTCTCACGGATCTTCCAACTGCCTAGTGATCACGATTATGGAAGTACAAAGGGACTCTACCAGGACTCCAAGTCAAAACACCATCTCAGACTACTATGCAGAACATAGTCTGGACTCGGCCTCCATAAGTTCTCATAGCCAAATAGACCATGACCTATTCTCCAAACTGTGCAACCATGTTCCCCGGATACTTGTCTGGCTCCTTGGCTTTTTTTACTTCGGTTCCTTACCCCTTGGGATCTATCTGCTGGTAATTCAGAAAGTGACTCTTGGGATTGTTTGTGTTAGCCTTGTCCCGTCTAGTTTAACCGTGTGTCTGGTCTATGGCTTCTGCCAGTGCCTGTGCCAAGGAATGTGTGACTGCTCCTCAAGAAGTTGACAAATGTTGCAAGTGACCGTTAAGAAACGCCATCGCCGTAGCAGTAAAGAAGTAGACTTTGGCAATGGATGTACTTGGTTTGGCTCTCACGTTTTGTTACTCAGCAAACACTTCATATATAAGATGTATTATGAGGTCTACTTATACGTGGATGTAAGTGAATCTACAACACAGTAAAAGTCTAACATCTTGTCAAGTGGATATTGTTGGTTTATCTGTATAAATGTATGAGAGGTTCTAAGTAAATGCCTAGGAGGTGGAGTAGATTTGTAAGAACTACTTCAGCAACGGGTATTTATGAATTTCACAACCATTTGGATTCAATAGCTGGTAAGAGATGATGTCACAAGTATGGTGGAAGGACACAACATCAGATACACCCATCAGTTAAAACCCAACTACTTTACCGATCACACACAACTTTTCTCTCTGTGCTGATTTTAGTCAAGGAGAAATTAAACTAATTTAAAGTAAGTCGAAGTTTTCataataagctgctgtgtgtgtgaggaataacactatatctggcttttatctgacttgtatcctgcatttttcaccaatTCTACCTTCTGCAGACCCCATCTCTAATTCTCAATCTTCCGTAAGCTGGTGGGTGTACACTGCTACTATGATCTCTCGATACACTGCATGCATaggcaggatctcttcttctctctctgggCTGGTGGgtttagactgctgctatgatctcttcatacactgcacatataggagagcaggatctcttctctatctctgggctggtgggtgtagactgttgctatgatctttccatacactgcacacacatggGAGCGGGATCTCTTCTTCGCTCTGAGCTTGTAAGTGAAGAATGCTCCTAGGTCATCACTATAcaatgcacacataggagagcagtatctcttctctctctgagctggtgggtgtagactgctgctatgatgtctccataaacagtacatataggagagcagtatctctctctctctctgagctggtgggtgtagactgcggcTATGATGCCTCCATACACTGCACGCATAGGAGAGCCagatctcttcttctctctccgaGCTGGAGGGTGTTTACTGCTGCTATGATCTCTCCATATACTGCACACAAAGAAGCAGGATgtgttctctatctctgagctgttgggtgtagactgctgctatgatgtctctatacactgcacacatagagaagacatcctgctctcctttctctgagctggtgggtgtagactgttcTGTCATCTCTATACAATGCACATGAAGAAAACTGCAGACTTtctgtagcacacacagagaaacaacatcatggaggacattatatagcaatgtagatgtgatttcagtagctgtgaggCAGTAGACACTAACTATTAGGAGCTGCATTGTATGTGTGAATCTCTGCTTCTGTCCCACCtcctcttcatagacttctatgggcagtgtGAGACAACACCCTCCTCCATTTCCTGTTATGTATATGGTTATCTATTAACTAGAAACTGGCATCACATCAGGCAGCAGACCGTTCGTTTCCCCTGTCCTGTGCTAGAAAGAATAACAAGAGCCACCATGTTAATCTTTCTAGCACAGAATGCTGGGAAAAAATGAAACCCTATTAAAACAGAGATTTATTGGTCTCCATCTCagcaatacaagtgaatggttcAGCCAGAATCTTTTTTTCAGGCATTAAAATGGGAAAGCGGACATAAACCCAGACGTAAAGCATAAAAGTGATGCGAATGACTAATTCCCAGACAAAAACGTAAGAGGCtgcggcaggggcgtaactaaaggctcaggggccctaatgcaaaacgtgagctggggccccccctctatctgtatctgtacccgtacccatacctaaaccatgctgcacagagacataacttgaagcttctggggcccaatgcaaaacctgtaacagggcccccaactataatgctttattcatagtactgggctccctatatgtagaagagaggccttatgggccccctaaagctcctgggcccgggtgcacctGCAtcacctgcaccctctatagttacgcccctgggctgcGGGTTCACTCCAATCTCAGGCACCTCATTGCCTGGAAAAGGTGCCCATATTGACCCTTCTCCATGAAAAACAGACTTTTATTCTTGGCTATGCTCATTAGTGACTGTGTCTCGTGTAAATGAAAAGAACCTCATTAgtatttaaccttttttttttttgcttcacaaGTTTTCTGTGCCTTGGCATTTAGGTCCACAAAGAGTCAGAACAGGCGCTCGTTCTAATATTTAGGTTTGACTCACAAGGCCTTGTGTACATAAGTGTATCCAGACCTAGTAAAGGGGGTGCTCTAATCATAATCCTTTCCCCATGCGTTAAAAGAGCCTCTGCAAATTGCGGCTCCGGCTCTAGAGAACCGCTGACGACTGTGCATTATATATTTATCTGTGTCATTTAATGTGCCCTACTTGCCTTATTCCCCCGGCAATAACAGCAAATCAAAAATGACAACTCCTCGAAGCTTCAAATGAAAGCGATAAATGTGAGCGGAGTTTAAAAGAGTTTTCGCATTTTAGAAAGCGATGGCGCGTCGCTGTGGTATGCCATAACTTTATAACTGTGGGAGACGATCTCTGCCGATAGTGAGAATAAAGTGCATAAAGGAGGTATTAcatgggacggctgttgggcgcATAACTGTCTGACAGAAGTCCCACCGACTATCACTCCTGCGGTTTACACAGGAGCGGCAGTCATTCAGAGCGGTGCAGGAGATCTCTTCTGGACGCCCGCCCTCCtttactgcaaacaggcagttcatggatgaacaactgcctgtttatatgggctgatagtcgcttggtttttaggtgagcttcaCACGGGACATATTTGTTGCCGAAAGCTGTCTGCAAAGAGGCAGCAAATCCGGAGGGGCCGAACCCGCACCTAAATAATGTGCATTTTGCCACGGATTTCTGCAAGTTTCAATATCAAAGATTGAAATCTGCTGTAAAAATCCACAATATAAATTGACATACTTCTAGCTCAGCAGAGGGCGGGGGGTTCCAGCACTGTTTTGCCTTCATTCTCACAATCACTGGGGGTCctgcttacatggaacgacaaCTAACAGACATGTTGATTGACACAAACACAAATTTTCCTACTTGCCCAAATCTACTCATCCCAAATTATCCAAAATTTGGTGCAGGAATTTAAGGGAATTTTTTTCTCAATGTTTTTGATTTTaatcaccctgcaaaaaaaaaaaaaaaaggaatataacCCCATGTGGCTGCCAGTAATAAGACCCCCCTGTTTCGTGTATATCCATATTCACGGTCAATTAAAAGTATATATATGAGCGTATTACAGCTCACAGAAAGTGATTATATGTGAACAGGACATCGCCATAGCAACAGATCCACAGGTCACATCCGTGTCCCAGACGCTGTCTAGTAATTTATGTCAGTGGAGCACTTCATTGTTTGGCATGAATAATAACGAACACATGAACAGCACCATTAAACGGGACCCGCGACATCAAGAGCGGAGACGTAACATTCCCTCGTCCACTTCcctgtacacccccccccccaccccgattCTGCTCTCATTACTGTATGTTAATGATTGGCCAAGTCCGGCAAGTACAAGACGTACAACACGGCTACTTAAAGAGGCCCCTAAGATCTCCTGATGGGTCTGCTTCACCAAATACTTGCATTCACTAGGAGTATATTTTGTTTCGTAtatcgttcctctgttattcctcctggaaatgtatgaataaattgccaactgggtgttaccatttcctTAAGGAGCGTGAGGAAGAACTGAATGAGGAGTGTCAGTGTCTAAGGACATACATCATTGGA
The Eleutherodactylus coqui strain aEleCoq1 chromosome 11, aEleCoq1.hap1, whole genome shotgun sequence genome window above contains:
- the LOC136582721 gene encoding E3 ubiquitin-protein ligase RNF182-like, yielding MSTEETLTVEELECKICYQRFNTHSRKPKILDCLHRVCARCLTKILTIGGGAPCISCPFCRNETELQEEEVAGLPDDTNILSKLAEKTMCKSDSNEVVLTPKNLASSSPSHGSSNCLVITIMEVQRDSTRTPSQNTISDYYAEHSLDSASISSHSQIDHDLFSKLCNHVPRILVWLLGFFYFGSLPLGIYLLVIQKVTLGIVCVSLVPSSLTVCLVYGFCQCLCQGMCDCSSRS